A section of the Pseudomonas sp. Q1-7 genome encodes:
- the lapD gene encoding cyclic di-GMP receptor LapD yields MSLLKQLFLAICLLLALAFAGSFLAGVESSREQLLSQLRSHAQDAATALGLSMTPHVDDPAMIELMVSSIFDSGYFASIRVVRIPDGSVIAERKATGTREQVPGWFAQLVDLRPQGGDALIMRGWQQAARVEVLSHPQFALAKLWDSAVGSLLWLLFCGVISALLGAWLLRTQLRPLDNMVQQAEAISRREFLALPKVPRTPELRRVVLAMNQMVDKLRKLFAEEAARSERLREEAYQDSLTGLANRRQFDIHLANQLVPNEQNASGYLLLLRVNDLGGLNQRLGGQRTDALIRDIGERLNALVLQRGTPDWLASRSRGGEFALLAPGLTGEDTEPLAETITQQLESLHETGASDRSPVVLLGVAAYRPGEDIHKVMGRADQALAQAAQDHNRPWARLDDFDPAPGQSQHDWRAWIDDALNKGKLRLYFQPVGLCANPAEILHHKVLARLLDPQGEAVPAGRFLPWIERLGWAARFDLAMLEHCLAHLQQSPSPIALSLSAASLRPGEERERLLALLKSHPQQAAQLTLELDERHLPPAGELGQICQAIRRTGYGVGLQHFGGRFSLIGNLAHLGLAYLKIDGAYIRAIDQESDKRLFIEALFRATNSIDLPLIAEMVETQGELEVLREMGIQGVMGRVVGAPAPWHE; encoded by the coding sequence ATGTCCCTGCTCAAGCAACTGTTCCTGGCCATCTGCCTGCTGCTCGCGCTGGCCTTCGCCGGCAGTTTCCTCGCCGGCGTGGAAAGCTCCCGCGAGCAGTTGCTCAGCCAGTTGCGCTCCCACGCCCAGGACGCCGCCACGGCCCTCGGCCTGTCGATGACACCCCATGTGGATGACCCGGCGATGATCGAGCTGATGGTCAGTTCCATCTTCGACAGCGGCTACTTCGCCAGCATCCGCGTCGTGCGCATCCCGGACGGCAGCGTGATCGCCGAGCGCAAGGCCACCGGCACCCGCGAACAGGTGCCGGGCTGGTTCGCCCAGCTGGTCGACCTGCGCCCGCAGGGCGGTGACGCGCTGATCATGCGCGGCTGGCAGCAGGCGGCGCGGGTGGAGGTGCTGAGCCATCCGCAGTTCGCCCTGGCCAAGCTGTGGGACAGCGCCGTGGGCAGTCTGCTCTGGTTGCTGTTCTGCGGCGTCATCAGCGCCCTTCTGGGCGCCTGGCTGCTGCGCACCCAGTTGAGGCCGCTGGACAACATGGTGCAACAGGCCGAAGCCATCAGCCGCCGCGAGTTTCTCGCCCTGCCCAAGGTGCCACGCACACCGGAACTGCGCCGCGTAGTACTGGCCATGAACCAGATGGTGGACAAGCTGCGCAAACTCTTCGCCGAGGAAGCCGCGCGTAGCGAGCGCCTGCGCGAAGAGGCCTACCAGGACAGCCTCACCGGCCTGGCCAACCGCCGCCAGTTCGACATCCACCTGGCCAACCAACTGGTGCCCAACGAACAGAACGCCTCCGGCTACCTGCTGCTGCTGCGGGTCAACGACCTCGGCGGGCTCAACCAGCGCCTGGGCGGCCAGCGCACCGATGCCCTGATCCGCGACATCGGTGAGCGCCTCAATGCGCTGGTGCTGCAACGCGGCACCCCGGACTGGCTCGCCTCGCGCAGCCGTGGCGGCGAATTCGCCCTGCTCGCCCCCGGCCTCACCGGCGAAGACACCGAGCCCCTGGCCGAGACGATCACCCAACAGCTGGAAAGCCTGCACGAGACCGGCGCCAGTGACCGCAGTCCGGTGGTCCTGCTCGGCGTGGCCGCCTACCGCCCGGGCGAGGACATCCACAAGGTCATGGGCCGGGCCGACCAGGCACTCGCCCAGGCGGCGCAGGACCACAATCGGCCCTGGGCCCGGCTGGACGATTTCGACCCTGCCCCGGGCCAGAGCCAGCATGACTGGCGGGCCTGGATCGACGATGCGTTGAACAAGGGCAAGTTGCGCCTCTACTTCCAGCCGGTGGGACTTTGTGCGAATCCCGCGGAAATCCTGCACCACAAGGTCCTGGCGCGCCTGCTCGACCCCCAGGGCGAAGCCGTGCCCGCCGGTCGCTTCCTGCCCTGGATCGAGCGCCTCGGCTGGGCCGCGCGTTTCGACCTGGCGATGCTGGAGCATTGCCTGGCACACCTGCAGCAATCGCCGTCGCCCATTGCCCTCAGCCTGTCCGCCGCCAGCCTGCGTCCGGGGGAGGAGCGCGAACGCCTGCTGGCCCTGCTCAAGTCCCATCCGCAGCAAGCGGCCCAGCTCACCCTGGAGCTGGACGAACGCCATCTGCCGCCGGCCGGCGAACTCGGGCAGATCTGCCAGGCGATCCGCCGCACCGGCTATGGCGTCGGCCTGCAGCACTTCGGCGGGCGTTTCAGCCTGATCGGCAACCTGGCCCACCTGGGCCTGGCCTACCTGAAAATCGACGGTGCCTACATCCGCGCCATCGACCAGGAAAGCGACAAGCGCCTGTTCATCGAAGCGCTGTTCCGCGCCACCAACAGCATCGACCTGCCGCTGATCGCCGAAATGGTGGAAACCCAGGGTGAGTTGGAAGTCCTGCGGGAGATGGGCATCCAGGGCGTGATGGGCCGCGTGGTCGGTGCGCCGGCGCCCTGGCATGAGTGA